A genome region from Nodosilinea sp. FACHB-141 includes the following:
- a CDS encoding lysozyme, producing MPPAPPPPPPPPPGNTINAAGLAIVKGFEGLSLSAYPDPGTGGEPWTIGYGHTSSAGAPQVYRGLTITRAEAEEILKRDLKKYEKAVSDAVTRTLTSDQFSALVSFTFNVGPSNLQSSTLLKKLNAGDVAGASEEFAKWIYAGGNVMPGLQRRRKAERALFRSENWQQFL from the coding sequence ATGCCGCCCGCGCCACCCCCACCGCCCCCACCGCCTCCGGGCAACACCATCAACGCCGCTGGGCTAGCGATTGTTAAGGGGTTTGAGGGCCTGAGCCTCAGCGCCTACCCCGACCCCGGCACCGGTGGTGAACCCTGGACCATTGGCTATGGCCATACCTCCTCCGCGGGGGCACCGCAGGTCTACCGCGGGCTTACCATTACCCGGGCCGAGGCCGAAGAGATTCTCAAGCGCGACCTCAAAAAGTATGAAAAGGCCGTCTCCGATGCTGTGACTCGCACCCTGACCAGCGACCAGTTTTCGGCGCTGGTGTCGTTTACCTTCAACGTCGGCCCCAGCAATTTGCAGTCGTCTACCTTGCTGAAGAAGCTCAACGCCGGAGACGTGGCCGGGGCGTCGGAGGAGTTCGCCAAGTGGATCTATGCTGGGGGCAACGTGATGCCTGGCCTACAGCGCCGCCGCAAGGCTGAGCGAGCCCTGTTTCGCAGTGAAAACTGGCAGCAGTTTCTTTAG
- a CDS encoding pitrilysin family protein — protein MALLSATADLPSRLVSPTIRRLPNGLTVIAEQMPLEVVNLSLWLRVGSAVESDAINGMAHFLEHMIFKGTQQLRCGEFERQVEERGALTNAATSQDYTKYYITTAPQDFAALAPLQIQMVMAPRLSDHDFERERPVILEEIRRADDNPRRRTYSRTMELVFDRLPYRRPVLGPTTVVEGLTPAQMREFHSTWYQPQSMTAVAVGNLPVETLIATVAEGFEQAMAQRPTPPDTASTIERFKPLLPDDLEPPFTTVRRATHADPAMAQARLVMAWRVPGVTHLEDTYGLDILASILGRGLTSRLVRDLREERKLVTSISCTNMTMAHQGAFMVSAQLPAEDLDQVEGAIAQHIATVMEEPVSPTELSRVQTQVANRFIFANETPSDRAGLYGYYQTLTGDITEGLNYPAYIQNLGVKDVLQSAQRYLSSEAYGVVALQPAA, from the coding sequence ATGGCTTTGCTCTCAGCAACCGCAGATTTGCCCTCCCGCCTGGTTTCACCCACCATTCGTCGCTTACCCAACGGCCTTACGGTCATTGCTGAGCAAATGCCCTTAGAGGTTGTCAACCTGAGCCTGTGGCTGCGGGTAGGCTCAGCGGTAGAAAGCGACGCCATCAACGGCATGGCCCACTTTCTAGAGCACATGATCTTTAAGGGCACTCAGCAGCTGCGCTGCGGTGAGTTTGAGCGCCAAGTGGAAGAGCGCGGGGCCTTGACCAACGCTGCCACCAGCCAAGACTACACCAAGTACTACATCACCACAGCGCCCCAAGACTTCGCCGCCCTGGCCCCGCTGCAAATTCAGATGGTGATGGCTCCGCGCCTCAGCGACCATGATTTTGAGCGCGAGCGTCCGGTGATTTTGGAAGAAATTCGCCGCGCAGACGATAACCCCCGCCGCCGTACCTATTCCCGCACCATGGAGCTGGTGTTTGACCGGCTGCCCTACCGTCGCCCGGTGCTAGGGCCGACCACCGTGGTCGAGGGGCTCACCCCGGCACAAATGCGAGAGTTCCACAGCACTTGGTATCAGCCCCAGAGCATGACGGCGGTAGCGGTGGGCAACCTGCCGGTAGAAACCCTGATTGCCACGGTGGCTGAGGGCTTTGAGCAAGCCATGGCCCAGCGCCCCACACCGCCAGACACCGCCAGCACTATTGAACGGTTCAAGCCGCTACTGCCCGACGACCTAGAGCCCCCCTTTACGACCGTGCGGCGGGCAACCCACGCCGATCCGGCCATGGCTCAGGCACGTCTGGTGATGGCCTGGCGAGTGCCAGGGGTGACTCACCTAGAGGACACCTACGGCCTCGATATCTTGGCCTCAATTTTGGGGCGGGGGCTAACCTCACGCCTGGTGCGCGATCTGCGGGAAGAGCGCAAGCTGGTGACCAGCATTAGCTGTACCAACATGACCATGGCCCACCAGGGGGCGTTTATGGTGTCGGCCCAGCTGCCCGCCGAAGATTTAGATCAGGTGGAGGGGGCGATCGCCCAGCACATTGCCACCGTGATGGAGGAGCCTGTCAGCCCCACAGAACTGAGCCGCGTGCAAACCCAGGTAGCCAACCGGTTTATCTTTGCCAACGAAACGCCGAGCGATCGCGCCGGGCTTTACGGTTACTACCAGACCCTAACGGGCGACATCACTGAAGGGCTCAACTACCCGGCCTATATTCAAAATCTGGGCGTCAAGGACGTGTTGCAGTCGGCCCAGCGCTATCTCTCCAGCGAGGCCTATGGGGTGGTTGCCCTACAGCCGGCGGCTTAG
- a CDS encoding fructosamine kinase family protein → MWTAIAQHIGAKTGTAFTIADRRSVGGGCINQAYQVSDGNQSYFLKLNQASQVTMFEAEALGLKDMYDSQTIRVPKPICWGTVDGSAYIAMEWLELGSGGGDAWSRMGEALAAMHRVTSEKGFGWHQSNTIGATPQPNPRTATWLEFYREHRLRHQFRLAGRRGGRFPRQHELLMALPDLLAGHDPVPALVHGDLWSGNAAVTKDGEPVILDPATYFGDREVDIAMTELFGRFPAAFYEAYNAVYPLGQGYKTRKTLYNLYHVLNHFTLFGGSYESQANRMIDQLLR, encoded by the coding sequence ATGTGGACTGCGATCGCCCAGCACATTGGCGCTAAGACCGGCACTGCCTTTACCATTGCCGACCGGCGATCGGTGGGGGGCGGTTGCATCAACCAGGCCTATCAAGTGAGTGACGGTAACCAATCATATTTTCTCAAGCTCAATCAGGCGTCGCAGGTGACGATGTTTGAGGCCGAGGCCCTGGGCCTGAAGGATATGTATGACAGCCAGACCATTCGGGTGCCCAAGCCAATCTGCTGGGGCACGGTGGATGGGTCGGCCTACATCGCCATGGAGTGGCTAGAGCTGGGCAGCGGTGGCGGCGACGCCTGGAGCCGTATGGGCGAGGCCCTGGCGGCGATGCACCGGGTGACCAGCGAGAAAGGTTTTGGCTGGCACCAGAGCAACACCATTGGTGCCACCCCGCAGCCCAACCCTCGGACGGCGACCTGGTTGGAGTTTTATCGCGAGCACCGGTTGCGCCACCAGTTTCGCCTAGCGGGTCGTCGCGGGGGTCGGTTTCCGCGTCAGCACGAGTTGCTGATGGCTTTACCGGATTTGTTGGCGGGCCATGACCCGGTTCCGGCCCTGGTGCATGGCGATCTGTGGTCGGGCAATGCGGCGGTGACGAAAGACGGAGAGCCAGTGATTTTGGACCCGGCGACGTATTTTGGCGATCGCGAGGTAGACATCGCTATGACCGAGCTATTTGGCCGCTTTCCCGCTGCGTTTTATGAGGCGTACAATGCGGTCTATCCCCTAGGCCAGGGCTATAAGACCCGCAAAACGCTCTACAACCTGTATCACGTTCTCAACCACTTCACCCTGTTTGGCGGTAGCTATGAGTCGCAGGCTAACCGCATGATCGACCAGCTGCTGCGGTGA
- a CDS encoding TIR domain-containing protein yields MSTDIFISYSRRDKAFVRALFSALNKLNRTIWVDWEDIAPAVDWRKNIYKGIEHGNKFIFVISPDSVASSYCLDEVNYAIKHGKQLVPVLCRETSSTQLPLELAKFQIISFCGDISFESALEKLLEAIDTDLEHAQVYTRLKLRAEEWGRNNQHESFLLRGTELATAEQWLLDSTSKKPKPSEIHKDYITASQDMQRKENNRWKELYDEAQKRRTEAEKSEIRALCKSSEALFESGQYFDALFEGFKAGADFKGFEWSESEPKIYNQLVSVLQQANYSVRECNRLVGHATAVSGLSFSLDGKLASGDNDGIINIWNVDGSLIQTIEAHADCINSIAFHPNSQLLASSSEDCTVKLWKVDGTLIDTFTEHSSDVGGVCFSPDGTMIASIDDDGVIKLWQLDGTVLQSFKGHEFGNDICFSPDGKLLASGVSRPSDTTLKLWDLDGNLKKELELERGVQRLSFHPEGKILAAVGGSNAVLIQIDDLSITELPTEKWQIASDICFSLDGSAAAYSDSDGNLKLWKNNTVTRVFRQNCSINSTCFSPDGSLLVSAGIDGILRLWRLDGNGLTKIFDGYEGQSFYGLSFNPDGNTVATGDNEGTVRLWNRNGDPLKIFDGQQGIVEKVQFSPDGQKLASTSASDGTIFIRKLDGILVSKIDTEGRTWDISFSPNGEFIASVGADNVIKIWRIDGTLVKTFQGDENQYNYSVCFSSNGRNIAAGTSSRKIHLWDINGTLLKTVKGHARAVMSVNFSADGQYLVSGCRDNTVKLWSQDGELIKTFRGHSNFVYCARFSPDSQVIASASFDKTVKLWRLDGSLIATLRGHNDAVMHVEFSPDSQTLISVGRDNKIIAWEWNLGLDRLLEYSRDWLQYYFQSNPQENLEATSKDTLLQR; encoded by the coding sequence ATGTCAACTGACATCTTTATTTCATATTCTCGTCGAGATAAAGCTTTTGTCCGTGCGTTATTCTCTGCATTAAACAAGCTTAACCGTACTATTTGGGTGGACTGGGAGGACATTGCTCCGGCAGTAGATTGGAGGAAAAATATTTATAAAGGCATTGAGCACGGGAATAAATTTATTTTCGTAATTAGTCCAGATTCTGTTGCCTCGTCCTACTGTCTTGATGAAGTTAATTATGCAATTAAGCATGGCAAGCAACTTGTTCCTGTTTTATGCCGCGAAACTAGTTCAACGCAATTACCTTTAGAGTTGGCAAAATTTCAAATTATTTCATTTTGTGGTGATATTAGTTTTGAATCTGCTCTAGAGAAATTGCTGGAAGCGATCGATACAGATTTAGAACATGCACAGGTATACACGCGATTAAAGCTCCGAGCAGAGGAATGGGGAAGAAATAATCAGCATGAGAGCTTTCTGCTTCGAGGGACAGAATTAGCAACTGCTGAACAGTGGTTGCTTGACAGCACAAGCAAAAAACCTAAGCCATCTGAAATTCATAAGGATTATATTACCGCTAGTCAAGATATGCAGCGAAAAGAAAATAATCGCTGGAAGGAATTGTATGACGAAGCACAAAAGCGACGTACAGAAGCTGAAAAAAGTGAAATTAGGGCACTTTGCAAATCTTCAGAGGCTTTGTTTGAATCGGGCCAATATTTTGATGCCCTATTTGAGGGCTTCAAAGCAGGTGCCGACTTTAAAGGCTTTGAATGGTCAGAGTCTGAGCCTAAAATTTACAATCAGCTTGTGTCAGTTCTTCAGCAAGCCAACTATAGCGTGAGAGAGTGTAATCGCCTGGTAGGGCATGCTACTGCTGTATCGGGATTAAGCTTTAGTCTAGATGGAAAGCTAGCGTCGGGTGACAATGACGGAATTATAAATATTTGGAATGTGGACGGTTCTCTAATTCAAACTATTGAAGCTCATGCGGATTGCATCAATTCAATCGCTTTTCATCCTAATAGTCAGCTTTTAGCCTCTTCTAGCGAAGACTGTACAGTAAAGCTTTGGAAAGTAGATGGCACATTAATTGATACCTTTACTGAGCATAGCTCTGATGTTGGAGGTGTTTGCTTCAGTCCTGATGGAACTATGATTGCTTCAATCGACGATGATGGAGTAATTAAACTTTGGCAGTTAGATGGCACTGTTCTTCAAAGCTTTAAGGGACACGAATTTGGAAATGACATTTGTTTTAGTCCCGATGGCAAATTACTAGCTTCTGGTGTAAGCCGTCCTTCAGATACAACTCTTAAATTATGGGATTTAGATGGCAATCTAAAAAAGGAATTAGAGCTTGAGCGGGGAGTACAAAGACTTAGCTTCCATCCAGAAGGTAAAATTCTCGCTGCGGTAGGTGGCAGCAATGCAGTATTGATTCAAATAGACGACTTATCCATTACTGAACTTCCCACAGAGAAATGGCAGATTGCTTCAGATATTTGCTTTAGCTTAGATGGCTCTGCCGCTGCTTATAGTGATAGCGATGGCAATCTAAAACTCTGGAAAAATAATACAGTAACAAGAGTATTTCGACAGAACTGCAGCATCAACTCTACTTGTTTTAGTCCAGATGGAAGTCTACTAGTCTCTGCAGGCATTGACGGAATATTGCGGCTTTGGCGTCTAGACGGCAATGGTTTAACTAAAATTTTTGATGGATACGAAGGACAAAGTTTTTATGGGTTGAGTTTTAATCCTGATGGCAATACTGTCGCAACTGGCGATAACGAAGGAACTGTAAGGCTTTGGAATCGAAACGGAGATCCACTTAAAATTTTCGATGGACAGCAAGGGATCGTTGAAAAAGTTCAATTTAGCCCTGATGGGCAAAAACTAGCTTCGACTAGTGCTAGCGATGGAACTATCTTCATTAGAAAACTTGATGGGATCTTAGTCTCTAAAATTGACACCGAAGGTAGAACTTGGGACATAAGTTTCAGCCCAAATGGTGAGTTTATTGCTTCTGTAGGTGCTGACAATGTTATTAAGATCTGGCGGATTGACGGCACCCTAGTCAAAACGTTTCAGGGAGATGAAAATCAGTATAACTATAGCGTTTGCTTTAGCTCTAATGGACGCAATATTGCTGCAGGTACGAGTAGTCGAAAGATTCATCTCTGGGATATCAACGGAACTCTTCTTAAAACCGTAAAGGGCCACGCACGTGCTGTGATGAGCGTAAACTTTAGCGCAGATGGACAATATCTTGTGTCTGGTTGTCGAGATAACACCGTCAAATTATGGAGCCAGGATGGTGAGTTAATAAAAACATTTCGAGGACATAGCAATTTTGTTTATTGCGCCAGATTTAGTCCTGATAGTCAAGTCATCGCCTCTGCTAGCTTTGATAAAACCGTTAAGCTTTGGAGATTGGACGGCAGCTTAATTGCTACCCTCAGAGGGCACAATGATGCAGTTATGCACGTAGAGTTTAGTCCTGATTCGCAGACTTTGATATCAGTTGGCAGAGATAATAAGATTATCGCATGGGAATGGAATTTGGGTTTAGATAGACTTTTAGAATACAGCCGTGATTGGCTTCAATATTATTTTCAGTCAAATCCTCAAGAAAATTTAGAAGCTACCTCAAAAGATACGCTGCTTCAACGTTGA
- a CDS encoding cation-translocating P-type ATPase translates to MQVLSPQTSASEPGLEPSRQTVVLNVSGMKCAGCVRAVENRLAQVDGVRSATVNLVTEVAVVETDAGVVSADQLADQVTQAGFAATPRTTDGDGDDLTAWVEAKRAEQQQQGQRLGVAIALLILSTIGHLNHFGWLTIPVLSDLWFHAILATVTLAFPAREILVDGWAGLRRLAPNMNTLVALGSVSAYLASVVALVFPGLGWECFFEEPVMLLAFILLGRTLEQRARYRAADALRSLVELQPAVARLISNPATAGVAQTGVEVPARCVQVGEWVQVLPGEKISADGTVVSGQTTVDEAMLTGESMPVLKQPGDGVTAGTVNQSGAIALQVTSTGQDTVLAQMIRLVETAQSRKAPIQRLADLISGYFTYGVMSLATLTFLFWYFIGLHHWPQVMHSALGMAHMGHTMTYTSSTLLVSLKLAIAVMVVACPCALGLATPTAILVGSGLGAERGLLIRGGDSLETIHHLDTVVFDKTGTLTLGQPQVTAIHVIAEGLSEADIVQLAATVESGTRHPLAEAIHQAATVRELELLQADEFDTQPGLGVAAQITWQDIVQPCALGNQKWMIQRELVLDAKVQDRAKALAEAGQTVVYVALGDRVVGLVAIADQLRPDAVSVVEALQKQDLQVRVLTGDRKEVAGAIAAQLNLAPSQVTAEVSPQGKVDAIRQLQAEGHTVALMGDGINDAPALVQADVGISLHSGTDIAMETADVILMGDHLSGLLETLTLSRATFNKIRQNLAWAFAYNLVAIPLAAGVLLPTAGVSLSPAAAGGMMAFSSVAVVVNSLLLRRLSSDALSAKK, encoded by the coding sequence ATGCAAGTTCTTTCTCCTCAGACCTCTGCCTCGGAACCGGGTTTAGAGCCATCTCGGCAGACCGTGGTGCTCAACGTCAGCGGCATGAAATGCGCCGGGTGTGTGCGGGCCGTTGAGAATCGCTTGGCTCAGGTGGATGGGGTGCGATCGGCCACGGTGAACCTGGTGACCGAGGTAGCGGTGGTCGAAACTGACGCTGGCGTAGTGAGTGCCGACCAGCTGGCAGACCAGGTGACACAGGCGGGCTTTGCGGCGACGCCTCGCACCACCGATGGTGACGGTGACGACCTCACCGCTTGGGTAGAAGCCAAGCGAGCAGAGCAACAGCAGCAGGGGCAGCGGCTGGGGGTAGCGATCGCCCTGCTCATTCTCTCCACCATTGGCCACCTCAATCACTTCGGCTGGCTGACTATTCCTGTGCTCAGCGACCTGTGGTTTCACGCGATCTTGGCTACGGTGACGCTGGCGTTTCCGGCGCGGGAAATTCTTGTGGACGGCTGGGCTGGGCTGCGGCGGCTGGCTCCCAACATGAATACGCTGGTGGCCTTGGGCAGCGTGAGCGCCTACCTAGCTAGCGTGGTGGCGTTGGTGTTCCCTGGCTTGGGCTGGGAGTGCTTTTTTGAAGAGCCGGTGATGCTGCTGGCGTTTATTTTGCTGGGCCGCACCCTTGAGCAGCGGGCCAGATATCGGGCGGCAGATGCGCTGCGATCGCTGGTCGAACTCCAGCCCGCTGTGGCCCGGCTGATCTCCAACCCCGCCACCGCTGGCGTCGCCCAAACCGGCGTCGAGGTGCCCGCCCGCTGCGTGCAGGTAGGCGAGTGGGTGCAGGTGCTGCCCGGCGAAAAGATCTCCGCCGATGGCACGGTAGTCTCAGGCCAAACCACCGTGGATGAGGCAATGCTGACCGGCGAATCGATGCCGGTGCTGAAGCAGCCCGGCGATGGAGTAACGGCGGGCACGGTGAACCAAAGCGGCGCGATCGCCCTCCAGGTCACCAGCACCGGTCAAGACACCGTGCTGGCCCAAATGATTCGCCTGGTAGAAACGGCCCAGAGCCGCAAGGCCCCAATTCAGCGGCTGGCCGACCTGATCTCGGGCTACTTCACCTACGGGGTGATGTCTCTGGCTACGCTCACGTTCCTGTTTTGGTACTTCATCGGCCTGCACCACTGGCCCCAGGTGATGCACTCGGCCCTGGGCATGGCCCACATGGGTCATACCATGACCTACACCTCCTCGACCCTGCTGGTGAGTCTGAAGCTGGCGATCGCGGTTATGGTCGTCGCCTGCCCCTGCGCCCTGGGCCTGGCCACCCCTACCGCCATTCTGGTCGGCTCTGGCCTGGGGGCTGAGCGCGGTCTGCTAATTCGCGGCGGCGATAGCCTCGAAACCATCCACCACCTCGACACGGTTGTATTCGACAAAACCGGCACCCTCACCCTAGGCCAGCCTCAGGTGACAGCGATTCACGTGATTGCAGAGGGCCTAAGTGAGGCCGATATTGTGCAGCTCGCCGCCACCGTCGAAAGCGGCACCCGCCACCCTCTGGCCGAGGCCATTCACCAGGCTGCAACAGTCCGAGAATTGGAGCTACTGCAAGCTGACGAGTTTGATACCCAACCAGGCCTCGGCGTTGCTGCTCAAATCACTTGGCAAGACATTGTGCAGCCCTGCGCTCTAGGTAACCAAAAGTGGATGATTCAACGAGAGCTGGTGCTAGATGCCAAGGTGCAAGATCGAGCAAAGGCTTTGGCGGAAGCTGGGCAGACCGTCGTTTACGTAGCTCTGGGCGATCGCGTAGTAGGGCTGGTGGCGATCGCAGACCAGCTGCGCCCCGATGCCGTCAGCGTGGTTGAAGCTCTGCAAAAACAGGACCTCCAAGTGCGGGTACTGACGGGCGATCGAAAGGAGGTGGCAGGGGCGATCGCGGCCCAGCTCAACCTCGCTCCCAGCCAGGTCACCGCCGAAGTCTCCCCCCAGGGCAAAGTTGATGCGATCCGCCAGCTACAGGCCGAGGGGCACACTGTTGCGCTGATGGGCGACGGCATCAACGACGCCCCTGCCCTAGTCCAGGCCGATGTTGGCATCAGCCTTCACTCCGGCACCGACATCGCCATGGAAACCGCCGACGTAATTCTCATGGGTGACCACCTCTCGGGCCTGCTCGAGACCCTCACCCTCAGCCGCGCCACCTTCAACAAAATTCGCCAAAACTTGGCCTGGGCCTTTGCCTACAACCTGGTGGCTATCCCCCTAGCCGCTGGGGTGCTGCTGCCCACCGCCGGAGTCAGCCTCAGCCCCGCCGCTGCAGGCGGCATGATGGCATTTAGCTCCGTGGCGGTGGTGGTTAATTCGTTACTATTGCGTCGGCTCTCGTCAGATGCATTGTCAGCCAAAAAATAA
- a CDS encoding glycerol-3-phosphate dehydrogenase/oxidase, with product MRDLQTLTNQPFDLIVIGGGINGAATARDASLRGLRTILLEKGDFGGGTTSWSSRLIHGGLRYLEYFEFNLVRESLHEREVLLRNAPHLVKPLPLTIPIYRSGSRSYRIVQAGMVFYDLLSYDKSLPNHRMLSRSSTQQLFRAIDADGLAGAAQYYDGQAEHAERLCLENILDAEQAGATVLNYAQVEDIHLSKQRITSLTCRDLLSGQPFEVTTHDRTVVINTSGPWVDEVCGLSQSPVSQNRKIGGTKGSHIIVDAFPGAPDAALYVEAKSDGRPFFILPWLGQYLIGTTDEHYAGSLNQVKADDAEIDYLLKETNAVLPAAHLTREDVRFTYAGVRPLPYAEGKKTGSITRAHILHDHGQEGAKNLISLIGGKLTTHRQVGEELVDAAFRQRGETRPACPTHDRPLPGAMQLDDPRLGEWRDRYHHRIPNLNHLINIYGARTGDLLALVDRHPTLAQPIVDYSSDIQAQIVFAVQAEMAHTFMDILRRRTTVAMHHNYGFAALPVVAQVLQEYCGWSEDLCDRDIRAYHQFMAANCIPDYALGEERASLQTA from the coding sequence ATGCGCGACCTGCAAACCCTCACCAATCAGCCCTTCGACTTAATCGTGATTGGCGGCGGCATCAACGGTGCAGCCACGGCACGCGATGCTTCCCTGCGCGGGTTGCGCACCATCCTGCTTGAGAAAGGCGACTTTGGCGGCGGCACCACTAGCTGGTCGAGCCGCCTCATCCACGGCGGGCTGCGATATTTGGAATACTTTGAGTTCAACCTGGTACGTGAGTCGCTCCACGAGCGCGAGGTGCTGCTGCGCAATGCCCCTCACCTGGTCAAACCGTTGCCGTTGACGATTCCCATTTATCGCAGCGGCTCGCGCAGCTACCGCATTGTTCAAGCAGGGATGGTGTTCTACGACCTGCTCAGCTACGACAAGTCGCTGCCCAACCACCGCATGCTGTCGCGCAGCAGCACCCAGCAGCTCTTTCGCGCCATCGATGCAGATGGGCTGGCGGGGGCGGCCCAGTATTACGACGGCCAGGCCGAGCATGCTGAGCGGCTGTGCTTAGAAAATATTCTCGACGCCGAGCAGGCCGGAGCCACGGTGCTCAACTATGCCCAGGTCGAAGACATTCACCTCAGCAAGCAGCGGATTACCAGTCTGACCTGCCGCGATCTGCTCAGCGGTCAACCCTTTGAGGTAACGACCCACGATCGCACGGTGGTCATCAACACCTCTGGCCCCTGGGTGGACGAGGTGTGCGGCCTCAGCCAGTCGCCGGTCAGTCAGAATCGCAAGATTGGCGGCACCAAGGGTAGCCACATTATTGTCGATGCCTTCCCCGGCGCGCCCGATGCGGCCCTTTATGTAGAAGCCAAGTCTGACGGACGGCCCTTTTTCATTCTGCCCTGGCTGGGCCAGTACCTGATTGGCACCACCGATGAGCACTATGCGGGCTCCCTCAACCAGGTCAAGGCCGACGATGCCGAGATCGACTACCTGCTAAAGGAAACTAACGCCGTGCTGCCCGCCGCCCACCTAACTCGGGAAGATGTGCGCTTTACCTACGCCGGGGTACGGCCTTTACCCTACGCCGAGGGCAAAAAGACCGGCAGCATTACCCGCGCCCACATTTTGCATGACCATGGCCAGGAGGGGGCGAAGAACCTAATTTCGCTGATTGGCGGCAAGCTCACCACCCATCGCCAGGTGGGCGAAGAGCTAGTGGATGCCGCCTTTCGCCAACGAGGTGAGACGCGGCCCGCCTGCCCGACCCACGATCGCCCCTTACCCGGAGCTATGCAGCTCGACGACCCCAGGTTGGGCGAGTGGCGCGATCGCTACCACCACCGCATCCCCAACCTCAACCACCTGATCAACATCTACGGCGCTCGCACGGGTGACCTGCTCGCTCTAGTCGATCGCCACCCGACCCTAGCCCAGCCCATCGTCGACTACTCCTCCGACATTCAAGCTCAGATTGTGTTTGCGGTACAGGCCGAGATGGCCCACACCTTCATGGATATTTTGCGCCGCCGCACCACCGTGGCCATGCACCACAACTATGGCTTTGCGGCGTTGCCCGTGGTGGCCCAGGTGCTACAGGAGTATTGTGGGTGGAGCGAAGACCTGTGCGATCGCGACATTCGCGCCTACCACCAGTTCATGGCCGCCAACTGCATTCCCGACTATGCGCTGGGTGAGGAGAGGGCGTCGCTGCAAACCGCATAA